Proteins from a single region of Ensifer adhaerens:
- a CDS encoding heme-degrading domain-containing protein, with product MNIDKDLARIARQEQELQFERFDLETAWELGAALRKMAVERKLGVVIDITLFSMQVFYAALEGATPDNPNWVRRKRNTVFRLFKSSYATGRELAKAQTNLQAKLGLADADYAAHGGSFPIVVKGTGCIGAVTVSGLPQREDHNMVVEALSSLLGKDHDALKLEG from the coding sequence ATGAACATCGACAAGGATCTGGCCCGCATCGCGCGGCAGGAACAGGAGTTGCAGTTCGAGCGCTTCGACCTCGAAACGGCCTGGGAGCTTGGCGCGGCGCTGCGCAAGATGGCGGTCGAGCGCAAGCTCGGCGTCGTCATCGACATTACCCTGTTTTCGATGCAGGTGTTCTACGCTGCGCTCGAAGGTGCGACGCCGGACAATCCGAACTGGGTGCGCCGCAAGCGCAACACCGTATTCCGCCTGTTCAAGAGCAGCTACGCCACCGGCCGCGAGCTTGCCAAGGCGCAGACCAACCTGCAGGCAAAGCTCGGGCTTGCCGATGCCGACTATGCCGCCCACGGCGGCAGTTTCCCGATCGTCGTCAAGGGGACCGGCTGCATCGGTGCCGTCACCGTATCCGGCCTGCCGCAGCGCGAGGACCACAATATGGTGGTCGAGGCGCTCTCGAGCTTGCTCGGCAAGGATCATGACGCGTTGAAGCTTGAGGGCTAA
- a CDS encoding VPA1269 family protein, whose translation MTFFTSKNGEEIYLNLERDDLTDGEKVFEPKITRALDLVKSAGATKRITAEYLLAADEIYDAGVCISPFAIFERPLHRELCKHFNDVSEIGWELREALDAAGAFAFLDGVNNRATSQGTVERILAVFSVSASGLTSIEEMPLEFVHAVVDFFRSPDGLSWNQQILGKGGVAAQCILNVVAGLAKIFNDGSLLQKGRKHRAPSVKTPTSWHGFQYSTDILDREMLHFFDEFREETRMRPALAQSAVLNLTAYLRENFPTETIRRVAATAARPETFVSFMKRKGGGAATRNMLATVKAARKLSISISEQVGDGAGARTIFDLVTAKEVARLEAEVKKIKKPSSSRSRPLPEKLIPLMREILEEGGKGWPGKNFRVDLQVSGKLRNVYCPVIPSLFQVMLELPLRMGQIRRLDSGEGDVRIFDGDTLKWKHNSGPLSGYWAERAGQPTDGFPTKGYAIEIEDEIRPITGFWVNTNKTGKPFAIPWHLPKVFKILSDLRKWQARYNPITAPIGPEIYLDAPQHYPDATKAEMPEIFPLSRLFPTNFWPTPGRTVTRSELDHAWCELLLEIEKRWNQQHSANQVTLVDIHPKSNQPYRPRYNIHGLRVRGLTHLRRGGMPLDLLSKFIAGHASLLMTIYYTEPHASEVADAVESAAARSLAQRDFIDDLRRWEIDEARKNTVSVSPNAVRNAIESESQMQFINVAIGVCPFDGSRCRDGGAVSRKDEGDGTSKTVYEPVEPRNCVMCRHFISGPPWLNELTEYGTKLCARRRDLAREEARLNQIAGERHDARLSGLLSADAFDNECDDHGAEIQKVKNEQEVVENSIFNIELLCNASVKLLDQNPNQDAGIMLVANARSSVVEFKEVSEFEQAVRITAAGRVHRILGDDRIEARRDEWIAQMLFHSGITPPQLMTHVSPEHRRRALDQYALYANARIQADAIDGLIDGTLRLHDLGVEDQVRKLIDTALSDPITFGSLPSRTTALLESV comes from the coding sequence ATGACCTTCTTTACCAGCAAGAACGGCGAAGAGATCTACCTTAATCTTGAACGAGACGACTTGACGGACGGCGAGAAGGTCTTTGAGCCGAAAATTACGCGAGCGCTCGATTTGGTAAAGTCGGCGGGAGCAACTAAACGCATCACCGCGGAATATCTTCTGGCGGCCGATGAAATCTATGATGCCGGCGTTTGCATATCCCCCTTCGCGATATTCGAGCGCCCCCTGCATAGAGAACTCTGCAAACACTTCAACGACGTATCGGAAATCGGGTGGGAACTTCGCGAGGCGCTTGATGCTGCCGGCGCGTTTGCTTTCCTGGACGGAGTAAACAACCGTGCCACATCGCAAGGGACTGTCGAGCGGATTTTAGCGGTGTTCAGCGTTTCCGCATCGGGACTAACCTCGATCGAGGAAATGCCGTTGGAGTTCGTCCATGCGGTTGTCGATTTCTTCCGGTCGCCTGATGGGCTCAGTTGGAATCAACAGATCCTGGGAAAAGGAGGGGTAGCCGCTCAGTGTATACTGAACGTCGTTGCTGGCCTGGCCAAGATATTCAACGATGGCTCGCTCCTTCAAAAAGGGCGAAAACATCGTGCTCCCTCTGTAAAAACACCGACGAGTTGGCACGGTTTTCAATATTCGACCGATATCCTCGATCGGGAAATGTTGCATTTCTTTGACGAGTTCCGTGAAGAGACACGGATGAGGCCTGCTTTGGCTCAGTCCGCAGTATTGAACTTGACGGCATACCTCCGAGAAAATTTTCCAACCGAGACAATTCGTCGAGTTGCGGCGACGGCAGCGCGTCCGGAGACTTTTGTCTCGTTCATGAAGAGAAAGGGCGGCGGCGCGGCGACAAGGAACATGCTCGCCACAGTGAAAGCGGCGAGAAAGCTTTCGATAAGCATAAGCGAGCAAGTGGGCGACGGCGCTGGGGCCAGGACAATCTTCGACCTTGTCACCGCGAAGGAGGTCGCCAGACTCGAAGCTGAGGTCAAGAAAATCAAGAAGCCCAGCAGCAGTCGGTCACGGCCGCTGCCCGAAAAGCTTATCCCGCTGATGAGAGAGATTCTGGAAGAAGGTGGGAAAGGGTGGCCCGGGAAAAACTTTCGGGTAGATCTTCAAGTTTCTGGCAAGTTGAGAAACGTCTACTGCCCTGTGATCCCGTCGCTTTTCCAGGTCATGCTTGAGCTTCCGCTGCGCATGGGGCAAATCCGGCGTCTGGACAGTGGCGAAGGTGATGTCAGAATCTTTGATGGCGACACCTTGAAGTGGAAGCACAATTCAGGGCCGCTTTCCGGTTATTGGGCCGAGCGCGCCGGGCAACCAACGGACGGCTTTCCGACAAAAGGGTACGCGATCGAGATCGAAGACGAGATCAGGCCGATCACTGGGTTTTGGGTGAACACAAACAAAACTGGAAAGCCATTTGCAATTCCATGGCACCTTCCGAAGGTGTTCAAAATCCTATCAGATCTCCGAAAGTGGCAGGCTCGATACAATCCGATTACTGCTCCGATCGGGCCTGAAATATATCTGGACGCGCCTCAGCACTATCCTGATGCGACGAAGGCAGAGATGCCGGAGATTTTCCCGCTGAGCCGCCTCTTCCCCACCAATTTCTGGCCGACGCCAGGGCGTACTGTAACACGCTCTGAACTCGATCACGCATGGTGCGAGCTGTTACTTGAGATCGAGAAACGATGGAACCAGCAGCATTCCGCAAACCAAGTAACTCTGGTGGACATTCACCCGAAGTCCAATCAGCCTTATCGACCAAGATACAACATCCACGGACTTCGTGTCCGCGGATTGACGCACCTGAGACGTGGAGGGATGCCGCTCGATTTGCTGAGCAAGTTCATAGCCGGACACGCCAGCCTTCTGATGACAATTTACTACACCGAGCCACATGCATCGGAGGTGGCGGACGCGGTCGAGAGTGCTGCCGCCCGGTCACTAGCCCAGCGCGATTTCATCGACGATCTTCGGCGCTGGGAAATCGACGAGGCGAGGAAGAATACGGTTTCCGTTTCGCCGAATGCAGTGCGGAACGCAATTGAATCAGAATCGCAAATGCAATTCATCAACGTCGCCATCGGCGTCTGTCCATTTGACGGCAGCCGGTGCAGGGACGGCGGCGCAGTCAGCCGAAAGGACGAGGGAGACGGGACCTCGAAGACTGTCTACGAACCTGTGGAACCGCGCAACTGTGTCATGTGCCGGCACTTCATTTCTGGGCCTCCATGGCTCAACGAACTCACGGAGTACGGCACGAAGCTGTGTGCGCGTCGCCGCGATCTCGCCCGGGAAGAAGCGAGGCTTAACCAGATCGCGGGTGAACGACATGACGCCCGCCTGTCGGGCCTGCTGTCGGCGGATGCTTTTGACAATGAATGTGATGACCACGGAGCTGAAATACAGAAAGTCAAAAATGAACAGGAAGTGGTCGAAAATTCGATCTTCAACATTGAGCTCTTATGCAATGCAAGCGTGAAGTTGCTTGACCAGAACCCCAATCAGGACGCTGGCATCATGCTGGTCGCGAATGCCCGATCTTCGGTAGTGGAATTCAAGGAGGTGTCGGAGTTCGAGCAGGCAGTCCGCATTACTGCTGCAGGCCGTGTACATCGAATTCTTGGCGATGACCGCATCGAGGCTCGCCGCGACGAGTGGATTGCCCAGATGTTGTTCCATAGTGGAATCACCCCTCCGCAGTTGATGACGCATGTGAGCCCCGAACATCGTCGCCGGGCGTTGGACCAATATGCGCTATACGCGAACGCGCGAATTCAAGCCGATGCGATAGATGGGCTGATTGATGGAACCCTGCGCCTGCACGACTTAGGAGTTGAGGACCAGGTGCGAAAACTTATCGATACGGCTCTTTCCGATCCGATTACCTTCGGAAGCTTGCCGAGCAGAACAACCGCTCTGCTGGAGAGCGTTTGA
- a CDS encoding ROK family protein gives MFIGIDWGGTKMEVIALGRDGETRARHRVATPTSGYDDCIRAVLDLVSAAEQTAGEKGSIGIGIPGSPNPRTGIVRNSNAVLINGKPLGRDLEAALGRPVRLANDANCLAVSEAVDGAGKDAHVVFGVIVGTGHGGGLAIDKKVHAGYQGVAAEIGHYPLPWMTKDEYPGHKCWCGKHGCLDMYACGTGVELDYRLTTGVEKRGRDIIEAKRAGDPVATGVYERFVDRLARSLALLTNIVDPDVYVLGGGMSNVDEIYDDVPPRVVNYLFGDTFETPIRKALHGDSSGVRGAAWLWKD, from the coding sequence ATGTTCATCGGAATAGATTGGGGCGGCACAAAAATGGAAGTCATCGCGCTTGGGCGTGATGGCGAAACGCGCGCCCGGCATCGCGTCGCGACCCCGACCAGCGGCTATGACGACTGCATTCGCGCCGTTCTCGACCTTGTCTCCGCAGCCGAACAGACGGCGGGCGAAAAGGGTTCGATCGGCATAGGCATTCCCGGCAGCCCAAATCCGCGCACCGGTATCGTTCGCAATTCCAACGCGGTGCTGATCAACGGCAAGCCGCTTGGGCGTGACCTCGAAGCGGCGCTCGGTCGCCCGGTCCGGCTCGCCAATGATGCCAATTGCCTGGCGGTTTCGGAAGCCGTCGACGGTGCTGGAAAAGACGCGCATGTGGTCTTCGGTGTCATCGTCGGCACCGGCCACGGCGGCGGTCTTGCGATCGACAAGAAGGTGCATGCCGGCTACCAGGGCGTTGCCGCCGAGATCGGCCATTATCCGCTGCCGTGGATGACAAAGGACGAGTATCCCGGCCACAAATGCTGGTGCGGCAAACACGGCTGCCTCGACATGTACGCCTGCGGCACCGGCGTCGAACTCGACTATCGCCTGACGACAGGTGTCGAAAAGCGCGGGCGCGACATCATCGAGGCGAAGCGGGCGGGCGATCCGGTGGCAACCGGCGTCTACGAGCGCTTCGTCGACCGGCTCGCGCGCAGCCTGGCGCTGCTCACCAACATCGTCGACCCGGATGTCTACGTGCTCGGCGGCGGCATGTCGAATGTCGACGAGATCTATGACGACGTGCCGCCGCGGGTGGTCAACTATCTCTTCGGCGACACGTTCGAAACCCCCATCCGCAAGGCGCTGCATGGCGACAGCTCCGGCGTGCGCGGTGCGGCCTGGCTCTGGAAGGACTGA